One genomic segment of Polyangia bacterium includes these proteins:
- a CDS encoding porin, with product MKTPFALTLLVSALMPVGAANAQKLPQQIQEQDEAQAILDAIHAQARGEEPPPPRPKRVWPKHESAAAPAPRRSPPTALAKPDLSAVILPYTAGPPPPDTAQGQDQAEPAPPSEAPGPPPAAEPPPPVEPPPTPPAPVEPPPPPPAPTAGDEPLAGFSNQTAFLRSPDNLFILFPSGRVQADGYFFKSSNTTPFNTLLLRRARFELTGWVGTFVYFSIAGDFASGAPAGAAPIAQSNLNATDDFVALAPWKDLFILQVGQFDAPFTLENRTSDKYLDFMEKSIPVRAFGIPSGKEVGAMAHGTNPERNFYYSLGVFDGDGQNFRNADNQFDFISRAWVAPLPGGVDELKAVTLGGSYWTGDRNNSLVVASQSTQAGFTFLKPSYTFTQASGTKTPIELHQMGRLQAFAAELNAPVAHKWGLRFEFVWKKQPLSAMDVTSATAPVVLGGATLKGSAFYGELWLWAIGDDRIIGEPGMQMPTRIGKFGVKAPVNGLQLAIKVDYLNETMSESSDTAALMTKSPVTGTTKVDSYELGVNYWHSKRFRLTFNYLLNHLGGDTSTIQKLKSRFEQEYLFRFAVAL from the coding sequence ATGAAGACGCCATTCGCGCTGACGCTGCTGGTCTCTGCGCTGATGCCAGTGGGCGCCGCGAACGCGCAAAAGCTGCCGCAACAAATCCAGGAACAGGACGAAGCGCAGGCGATCCTGGACGCCATTCACGCGCAAGCGCGCGGCGAGGAGCCGCCGCCACCGCGACCCAAGCGCGTCTGGCCGAAGCACGAATCGGCCGCGGCACCGGCCCCGCGGCGATCGCCGCCCACCGCGCTGGCGAAGCCCGACCTCTCGGCGGTGATCTTGCCGTACACAGCTGGCCCGCCGCCGCCCGACACCGCGCAAGGGCAAGACCAGGCCGAGCCGGCGCCGCCGTCCGAAGCGCCCGGCCCGCCACCAGCCGCCGAGCCGCCGCCGCCCGTCGAGCCGCCCCCAACGCCACCCGCGCCCGTCGAGCCGCCTCCACCGCCGCCCGCGCCGACCGCCGGCGACGAGCCGCTGGCCGGCTTCAGCAATCAGACGGCGTTCCTGCGCTCGCCGGACAATCTTTTCATTTTGTTTCCCAGCGGCCGCGTGCAGGCCGACGGTTACTTTTTCAAAAGCAGCAACACCACGCCGTTCAACACGCTGCTGTTGCGCCGGGCCCGTTTTGAATTGACCGGCTGGGTGGGCACCTTCGTCTACTTCAGCATTGCCGGCGACTTCGCCTCGGGCGCGCCGGCCGGCGCGGCGCCCATCGCGCAATCAAACCTGAACGCCACCGACGATTTCGTGGCCCTGGCGCCCTGGAAAGATCTCTTCATCCTGCAGGTCGGTCAGTTCGACGCGCCCTTCACGCTCGAGAACCGCACCTCGGACAAGTATCTCGACTTCATGGAAAAATCGATCCCGGTGCGCGCCTTCGGCATCCCGTCGGGAAAGGAAGTCGGCGCGATGGCCCACGGCACCAACCCGGAGCGCAATTTTTATTACTCGCTGGGCGTGTTCGACGGCGACGGACAGAACTTTCGCAACGCCGACAATCAATTCGACTTCATCAGCCGGGCCTGGGTGGCGCCGCTGCCGGGCGGGGTCGATGAATTGAAGGCGGTCACGCTGGGCGGATCGTACTGGACCGGCGACCGCAACAACTCACTCGTCGTCGCCTCGCAAAGCACGCAGGCCGGGTTCACGTTCTTGAAGCCGTCGTACACCTTCACGCAGGCGAGCGGCACCAAGACCCCGATCGAGCTGCACCAGATGGGCCGGCTGCAAGCGTTCGCGGCCGAGCTGAACGCGCCGGTGGCCCACAAATGGGGCTTGCGGTTCGAATTCGTCTGGAAAAAACAGCCGCTATCGGCGATGGACGTCACCAGCGCCACCGCGCCCGTGGTCCTGGGCGGCGCGACGCTGAAAGGCTCGGCGTTCTATGGCGAGCTGTGGCTGTGGGCCATCGGCGACGACCGCATCATCGGCGAGCCCGGGATGCAGATGCCCACCCGCATCGGCAAGTTCGGCGTCAAGGCGCCGGTCAACGGGCTGCAGCTGGCGATCAAGGTGGATTACCTGAACGAGACCATGAGCGAATCGTCCGACACCGCGGCACTGATGACGAAGAGCCCGGTCACCGGCACCACGAAAGTTGATTCGTACGAGCTCGGCGTGAATTACTGGCACTCGAAGCGGTTCCGCCTGACGTTCAACTATCTTCTGAACCACCTCGGCGGCGACACCTCGACCATCCAGAAACTCAAGAGCCGCTTCGAGCAAGAGTATCTGTTCCGATTCGCCGTCGCGCTGTAG
- a CDS encoding PKD domain-containing protein, translated as MKIGLAVLLLGWSAASCDSNHCGIAAATIDDAGTGSGVGDGAIERTSVTLPEAGAETSDSAGAQDVSVGVADAKGDGSISVMGTFNNCPNIVAATASPPQATVGEMISVAVTASDQDLGDHLTYAWTALGGSFPMPSAARTAYTCTEQGMWQLTVKVSDGQCTQTVTVMVSCGAAGAPG; from the coding sequence GTGAAGATCGGGCTGGCCGTGCTGCTGCTGGGTTGGTCGGCCGCGAGCTGCGACAGCAACCACTGCGGCATCGCCGCGGCGACCATCGACGACGCCGGCACCGGCAGTGGCGTGGGTGACGGCGCCATCGAAAGGACGTCGGTGACGTTGCCGGAAGCAGGCGCCGAGACCAGCGACAGCGCCGGCGCGCAAGACGTCAGCGTGGGCGTGGCGGACGCCAAAGGCGACGGTTCAATTTCCGTGATGGGCACGTTCAACAACTGCCCGAACATCGTCGCGGCCACGGCGTCACCGCCGCAGGCCACCGTCGGCGAGATGATCTCAGTTGCCGTTACTGCCAGCGATCAAGACCTCGGCGATCATTTGACGTACGCGTGGACCGCATTGGGCGGCTCGTTCCCTATGCCCTCCGCCGCCCGCACGGCTTACACCTGCACCGAGCAGGGCATGTGGCAGCTGACCGTCAAAGTCTCCGACGGCCAGTGCACGCAGACCGTCACCGTGATGGTCTCCTGCGGAGCCGCCGGCGCGCCGGGCTGA
- a CDS encoding sigma-54 dependent transcriptional regulator, whose protein sequence is MTATSSYFTAPERISALTGPPDDEDQAIPPTRARIATPAMPAGPGAHAFGSLVAAAPTMNEVFAVMRRLAPTDITLTVIGETGTGKDVVAHAVHDASSRAAGPFVVFDCGAVAANLVETELFGHERGAFTGAHAEHAGAFERARGGTLFLDEIGELPLDLQPRLLRALESRSIRRVGGTRDCRVDLRIVAATNRDLAALVANRTFRQDLYFRLAAAVVQLPPLRERRDDIPLLVPRLLADLGRPDVTVSDAAFELLRAHPWPGNVRELKNVLACALAFVDAGVLEPTHLRFVASAGDHSLLDRLPLGGHTLASVEQSAIKQTLVLTRGNKVHAARMLGIAASTLYEKLKKYSLS, encoded by the coding sequence GTGACAGCCACCTCCTCGTACTTCACCGCCCCCGAAAGAATCAGCGCACTTACCGGCCCACCGGACGACGAGGATCAAGCGATCCCTCCGACGCGCGCCCGCATCGCCACACCAGCCATGCCGGCTGGTCCTGGCGCGCATGCCTTCGGCAGCCTGGTGGCGGCGGCGCCCACCATGAATGAAGTGTTCGCCGTGATGCGACGCCTGGCGCCCACCGACATCACGTTGACAGTGATCGGCGAGACCGGCACCGGCAAAGACGTGGTGGCGCACGCCGTCCACGACGCCAGCTCCCGCGCCGCTGGTCCCTTTGTGGTCTTCGATTGCGGCGCCGTGGCCGCCAACCTGGTCGAGACCGAGTTGTTCGGGCACGAACGCGGCGCCTTCACCGGCGCCCACGCCGAACACGCCGGCGCATTCGAGCGGGCGCGCGGCGGCACCCTGTTCCTGGACGAGATCGGTGAATTGCCCCTGGATCTGCAGCCGCGCCTGCTGCGCGCGCTGGAGAGTCGGTCGATTCGCCGGGTGGGCGGCACGCGCGACTGTCGCGTGGATCTGCGCATCGTCGCCGCCACCAATCGTGATTTGGCGGCGCTGGTGGCCAACCGAACCTTCCGGCAGGATCTTTATTTCCGGCTGGCGGCGGCGGTGGTGCAGCTGCCGCCTTTGCGTGAACGGCGCGACGACATCCCGCTGCTGGTGCCGCGCCTGCTGGCCGATCTGGGTCGCCCCGATGTCACGGTCTCGGATGCAGCCTTCGAGCTTTTGCGGGCTCATCCGTGGCCGGGCAACGTACGCGAGCTCAAGAACGTGCTGGCGTGCGCCCTGGCCTTCGTCGACGCCGGCGTGCTGGAGCCGACGCACCTGCGCTTTGTGGCCTCGGCCGGCGATCACTCGCTGCTGGATCGCTTGCCCCTGGGCGGCCACACCCTGGCCAGCGTCGAGCAGTCAGCGATCAAACAGACGCTGGTGCTGACCCGGGGAAACAAGGTTCACGCCGCCCGCATGCTGGGCATCGCGGCCTCCACGCTGTACGAGAAGTTGAAGAAGTACAGCCTGTCGTAG
- a CDS encoding AEC family transporter has product MTIFLRTFVLAAPLFVIVFIGYVMARLPFWRTKWTRWGYKFVFAVALPALLFRMMSDLSALPAVDARLLLAFFGGCFLVFLLGRLLAATAFRLDGVSQSVFALGGIFSNNVLLGLPLAKLVLGDGALPSVALVLVFNSLTLWTLVSVSVEWARNGSFSPRGLGKTALGVLTNPVVASIIGGTLFGLCGLHLPRPIAFGLGAVGKLATPTALLVLGMGLVEYGVGKGWQQSLTICALKLVVQPLVVLALARALHLPPMETKVVVLLASMSVGANVYLMAVQFQALQAAVAGSLVLSTVMAAVTTPLLMALLG; this is encoded by the coding sequence ATGACCATTTTCCTTCGCACCTTCGTCCTGGCCGCGCCGCTGTTCGTCATCGTCTTCATCGGGTACGTGATGGCCCGCCTGCCGTTCTGGCGAACGAAGTGGACGCGGTGGGGATACAAGTTCGTCTTCGCCGTGGCCTTGCCGGCGCTGCTGTTTCGCATGATGAGCGATCTGTCAGCGCTGCCCGCCGTCGACGCGCGTTTGCTGCTGGCCTTCTTCGGCGGCTGCTTCCTGGTCTTCCTGCTGGGACGCCTTCTGGCGGCCACCGCGTTTCGCCTGGACGGCGTATCGCAGTCGGTATTCGCCCTGGGCGGGATCTTCTCGAACAACGTGCTACTCGGGTTGCCGCTGGCCAAGCTGGTGCTGGGCGACGGCGCGCTGCCGTCGGTGGCGCTGGTGCTGGTGTTCAATTCGCTGACCCTGTGGACGCTGGTGTCGGTGTCGGTCGAGTGGGCCCGCAACGGTTCGTTCAGCCCGCGCGGCCTGGGAAAAACCGCGCTGGGCGTGCTGACCAATCCGGTCGTGGCCTCGATCATCGGCGGCACGCTGTTCGGTCTTTGCGGCCTGCACCTGCCGCGGCCGATCGCCTTCGGCCTGGGCGCCGTGGGAAAGCTGGCCACGCCGACGGCCTTGCTGGTGCTGGGCATGGGATTGGTTGAATACGGCGTGGGCAAGGGCTGGCAGCAAAGCTTGACCATCTGCGCGCTGAAGCTGGTGGTGCAGCCGTTGGTGGTGCTGGCGCTGGCCCGCGCTCTGCATTTGCCGCCGATGGAGACCAAGGTGGTCGTGTTACTGGCGTCGATGTCCGTGGGCGCCAACGTCTATCTGATGGCGGTGCAATTTCAGGCGCTGCAGGCGGCGGTGGCGGGAAGCCTGGTCCTGTCGACGGTGATGGCCGCGGTGACCACGCCGCTATTGATGGCGCTGCTCGGCTGA
- a CDS encoding VTT domain-containing protein: MISEGPPKSAARSARPARRSAVSYAMAAAGVLAVLALWLLTPLRSYARVDALIALGATVRESPFALPWVLAAFVVGSLVFVPITPLLVATALVFPPLRGLAYGLLATTLAGWITHESGRLLRRRRVGWLEGPRFQALCARLVRRGFLAVLIARLLPLGNFTLFNVAAGAMEIPTLTFLAASALGLLPRMLAFTLLADSLGQVLRDPQPRTVALFCLATVLSATALYWLRRRAARVQPPAGGAGTDDPDDVVTSARAP; this comes from the coding sequence ATGATCAGCGAAGGCCCGCCGAAATCCGCCGCCCGATCCGCGCGGCCCGCGCGGCGATCGGCGGTCAGTTATGCGATGGCCGCTGCCGGTGTGCTGGCCGTGCTGGCCTTGTGGCTGCTGACGCCGCTGCGGTCATACGCGCGCGTGGACGCGCTGATCGCGCTGGGCGCCACTGTGCGCGAAAGCCCGTTCGCCTTGCCGTGGGTGCTGGCCGCTTTCGTGGTCGGGTCGCTGGTGTTCGTTCCCATCACGCCGTTGCTGGTGGCGACGGCGTTGGTGTTTCCCCCGTTGCGCGGCCTTGCTTACGGCCTGCTGGCGACGACGCTGGCCGGATGGATCACCCACGAGAGCGGCCGGCTACTGCGTCGGCGCCGCGTTGGTTGGTTGGAAGGCCCGCGCTTTCAAGCGCTGTGCGCGCGGCTGGTGCGGCGCGGCTTTTTGGCGGTGCTGATCGCCCGCCTGTTGCCGCTCGGCAACTTCACGTTGTTCAACGTCGCCGCCGGCGCGATGGAGATCCCGACGCTGACGTTCCTGGCGGCAAGCGCCCTTGGTCTGTTGCCGCGCATGCTGGCCTTCACGTTGCTGGCCGACAGCCTGGGCCAGGTGTTGCGCGATCCGCAGCCGCGCACGGTGGCGCTTTTTTGTTTGGCGACGGTGCTCTCGGCGACCGCTCTTTACTGGTTGCGGCGGCGGGCGGCGCGCGTTCAACCACCGGCGGGCGGCGCAGGAACCGACGATCCCGACGACGTCGTTACATCTGCTCGGGCGCCGTGA
- the argS gene encoding arginine--tRNA ligase, whose protein sequence is MIDPQIPLRQRIRSAVAAAFGNEAAQQDAGIHRSAHADYQADVALALARRLKKSPRDVATAIVEHLPPDELIAAATLSGPGFINLTLQATAIDERLTRMLGDTRLGAPLAPDPETVVVDYSSPNLAKEMHVGHLRSTVIGDCIVRLLSFQGHHVIRQNHIGDWGTPFGMLIEHLLDQTSVDAEAGMDQLVAFYKAARARFDQDPAFAERARRRVVSLQAGDPETLLLWRRLIDLSVRHFTALYQRLQVTLQPEDVAGESQYNDALPGVVADLAQKGLARLSEGAVCVFLPGFTGRESEPVPLIIRKQDGGYGYATTDLAALRHRVDALHARRIIIVVGAPQAQHLAMVFAASRLAGWVPDDVRLEHVAFGSVLGPDKKMFKTRAGDSVSLAALIEEAIERAAKTVAEKAPELPASAQNTIANAVGIGAIKYADLSSERIKDYVFDWNRMLSFDGNTAPYLMYAHARIRSILRKGGVDDRWLSGPVQIETPEERTLALQLLDFASTVERAGESLQPHRICVYVYELATAYTAFHEKCPVLKAAEPTRTSRLALCQLTARVLAQGLDLLGITAPEQM, encoded by the coding sequence ATGATCGATCCGCAGATTCCTCTTCGACAGCGCATCCGTTCGGCGGTGGCCGCTGCCTTTGGCAACGAAGCCGCGCAGCAAGACGCGGGCATTCACCGCTCGGCCCACGCCGACTATCAAGCCGACGTGGCGCTGGCGCTGGCGCGGCGCCTGAAAAAATCCCCGCGCGACGTGGCCACCGCCATCGTCGAGCACCTGCCGCCCGACGAGCTGATCGCCGCCGCGACGCTGTCCGGTCCGGGTTTTATCAACCTCACCTTGCAAGCGACGGCCATCGATGAGCGCCTGACTCGCATGCTGGGCGATACGCGCCTCGGAGCGCCTCTGGCGCCGGACCCGGAGACGGTGGTGGTCGACTATTCGTCGCCCAACCTGGCCAAGGAGATGCACGTCGGCCACCTGCGCAGCACCGTGATCGGCGATTGCATCGTCCGGCTGCTGTCGTTTCAAGGCCACCATGTCATCCGCCAGAATCACATCGGCGATTGGGGCACGCCGTTCGGCATGTTGATCGAACACTTGCTGGATCAAACCAGCGTCGACGCCGAGGCCGGCATGGATCAGCTGGTGGCGTTCTATAAAGCGGCGCGCGCCCGCTTTGATCAAGACCCGGCCTTCGCCGAGCGCGCCCGCCGGCGCGTGGTGTCGTTGCAAGCGGGCGATCCCGAGACGCTGTTGTTGTGGCGACGCCTGATTGATCTGTCGGTGCGCCACTTCACCGCTCTTTACCAGCGGCTGCAGGTGACCCTGCAGCCGGAAGACGTCGCCGGTGAGAGCCAGTACAACGACGCCTTGCCCGGCGTGGTCGCCGACCTGGCGCAAAAAGGTCTGGCCCGCCTCAGCGAGGGCGCGGTGTGCGTCTTTCTCCCTGGATTCACCGGTCGCGAGAGCGAACCGGTGCCGCTCATCATCCGCAAGCAAGACGGCGGATACGGCTACGCCACCACGGATCTGGCGGCGCTGCGCCACCGCGTGGACGCGCTGCACGCCAGGCGGATCATCATCGTGGTGGGCGCGCCGCAAGCGCAGCACCTGGCCATGGTCTTCGCCGCCAGTCGCCTGGCCGGCTGGGTTCCCGACGACGTGCGCCTCGAGCATGTGGCGTTCGGATCCGTCCTCGGCCCCGACAAAAAAATGTTCAAGACACGGGCCGGAGATTCGGTCAGCCTGGCGGCGCTGATCGAAGAAGCGATCGAACGCGCCGCCAAGACGGTGGCGGAAAAAGCGCCCGAGCTGCCGGCATCGGCACAAAACACCATCGCCAACGCAGTGGGAATCGGCGCCATCAAATACGCCGATCTCAGCAGCGAGCGCATCAAGGATTACGTCTTCGACTGGAACCGCATGCTGTCCTTCGACGGCAACACGGCGCCGTATCTTATGTACGCCCACGCCCGCATCCGATCGATCTTGCGCAAGGGCGGCGTCGACGACCGCTGGCTGTCTGGTCCCGTGCAAATCGAGACCCCGGAAGAACGCACGCTGGCCTTGCAGCTGCTCGACTTTGCCTCGACGGTGGAGCGGGCTGGCGAATCGCTGCAGCCGCACCGGATCTGTGTTTACGTCTATGAACTGGCCACTGCGTACACGGCGTTCCACGAAAAATGCCCGGTGCTGAAAGCCGCCGAGCCGACGCGCACCTCACGGCTGGCGTTGTGTCAGCTGACGGCGCGCGTGCTGGCGCAGGGATTGGATCTGCTGGGCATCACGGCGCCCGAGCAGATGTAA
- a CDS encoding catalase family peroxidase translates to MAANDQELPVLPAIQVMEESTGAQPGYRRAHARGLVVGGTFQATPAAAALTVAEHFQGTAVPVQVRLSNAAGNPLAPDRQSSSTGRALGLGVRFVLPSGAVASWAAVNLPAFPARTPQDFLRLTAAQKPFLSLQPNPFKLVAYLLTRPHLLPTIKAIAKMKPARSFGCTPFNGIHTYFLVDQKNNRQAVRYAWLPRAGIESLLPTESSALPPQYLLAEMRQRLRTGAVQWELQFQFPEAIDSLEDASRAWPAERKTIVAGTLTINSVEPDQKAAEGLVFDPTGVVPGLKMSDDPLLRFRSAVYSESYRRRSQETRVEPPPPDMDQ, encoded by the coding sequence ATGGCCGCGAACGACCAAGAGCTGCCGGTGCTGCCGGCGATCCAGGTGATGGAAGAATCCACCGGCGCCCAGCCCGGCTATCGGCGCGCGCACGCCCGCGGGTTGGTGGTGGGCGGAACGTTTCAGGCCACGCCGGCGGCGGCGGCGCTGACGGTGGCCGAACACTTTCAAGGCACCGCCGTGCCGGTGCAAGTTCGACTGTCCAACGCCGCCGGAAATCCGCTGGCTCCTGATCGCCAGTCATCTTCGACCGGCCGCGCCCTGGGTCTGGGCGTCCGGTTTGTGCTGCCCTCGGGGGCGGTGGCCAGCTGGGCGGCGGTGAATCTCCCGGCTTTTCCGGCCCGCACGCCCCAGGATTTCTTGCGCTTGACTGCCGCGCAGAAACCCTTTCTGTCGCTGCAGCCGAATCCTTTCAAGCTGGTCGCCTATCTGCTGACGCGACCGCACCTGCTGCCGACGATCAAAGCCATCGCCAAAATGAAGCCAGCCCGTAGTTTTGGCTGTACCCCTTTCAACGGCATTCACACCTATTTCTTAGTAGACCAAAAAAACAATCGACAGGCGGTTCGCTATGCGTGGTTGCCCCGAGCGGGGATCGAGTCGTTGCTGCCGACTGAATCCAGCGCACTTCCCCCGCAATATTTGTTGGCGGAGATGCGCCAGCGTTTGCGCACCGGCGCGGTGCAGTGGGAGCTGCAGTTTCAATTTCCGGAGGCGATCGACTCGCTGGAGGACGCGTCGCGTGCCTGGCCGGCCGAGCGCAAGACGATCGTGGCCGGCACTTTGACCATCAACAGCGTCGAGCCCGATCAGAAAGCGGCCGAAGGTTTGGTTTTCGATCCCACCGGCGTGGTCCCCGGCCTGAAGATGTCCGACGATCCGTTGCTGAGGTTTCGTTCCGCCGTTTACAGCGAGTCCTATCGCCGTCGCAGCCAAGAAACCCGCGTCGAACCGCCGCCGCCCGACATGGATCAATAA
- a CDS encoding sigma 54-interacting transcriptional regulator — MGGGFRLRVEMGLANPRELMIGDEPVVIGTDAGASLVLHDPGACARHCEIVREGQQIVLRDLGSRTGTWLSGVRVREVVLGSAVRFRIGCCEILFGGTAEPAIVPDLMPPALGALVGDSAAMRLVLDRLARIAERDTALLLEGESGTGKELAAQGVHDASARARGPFVVVDCGSIARSLIESELFGHERGAYTGASQAREGAFVNANGGTLFLDEIGELDLDLQPRLLGAIERREVKPIGGARPVPIDLRIIAATNRDLRREVARGRFREDLYYRLAVARVRLPPLRERLQDLPLLIRHFLRRHEEADGVSRPLDELLHERFVGRPWPGNIRELRNAVERMVTFGFDSDESSPAHGPSAPASCAEPFKVAKARLIGQFEQEYLSSMLAWKRGNITAAASAAEMDRVHMVRLLDRYGLRRKRER; from the coding sequence GTGGGAGGCGGTTTTCGTTTGCGTGTGGAGATGGGCCTGGCCAATCCGCGCGAGCTGATGATTGGCGACGAGCCGGTGGTGATCGGCACCGACGCCGGCGCGTCGCTGGTTCTTCACGATCCGGGCGCTTGCGCCCGGCATTGCGAGATCGTGCGCGAGGGCCAGCAGATCGTCCTTCGCGACCTGGGTTCGCGCACCGGCACCTGGTTAAGTGGCGTACGCGTGCGCGAGGTAGTGCTGGGCAGTGCGGTGCGTTTCCGCATCGGCTGCTGCGAGATTCTGTTTGGTGGAACAGCAGAACCAGCGATTGTTCCCGATCTGATGCCGCCCGCTTTGGGCGCGCTGGTGGGCGACAGCGCGGCGATGCGCCTCGTGCTGGATCGCCTGGCCCGCATCGCCGAACGCGACACCGCTTTGCTGCTGGAGGGCGAAAGCGGCACCGGCAAAGAGCTGGCCGCGCAGGGCGTGCACGACGCCAGCGCGCGCGCCCGCGGACCGTTCGTGGTCGTTGATTGCGGATCGATCGCCCGATCTTTGATCGAGTCCGAGCTGTTCGGTCACGAACGGGGCGCATACACTGGGGCCAGCCAGGCGCGCGAGGGCGCGTTCGTCAACGCCAACGGCGGCACGCTGTTCCTCGACGAGATCGGCGAGCTGGATCTGGATCTGCAGCCACGTCTTTTGGGGGCCATCGAACGCCGAGAGGTGAAACCGATCGGCGGCGCGCGCCCGGTGCCCATCGATCTGCGCATCATTGCCGCCACCAACCGCGATCTGCGGCGCGAGGTGGCGCGGGGCCGATTTCGCGAGGACCTTTATTATCGGTTGGCGGTGGCCAGGGTTCGATTGCCGCCGCTACGCGAACGCCTGCAGGACCTTCCGCTTTTGATCCGGCATTTTCTCCGTCGCCACGAAGAGGCCGACGGAGTGTCGCGGCCGCTGGACGAGCTGTTGCACGAACGGTTTGTCGGGCGCCCGTGGCCGGGAAATATCCGTGAACTTCGCAATGCCGTGGAACGCATGGTGACCTTCGGCTTCGATTCTGACGAGTCGTCGCCGGCGCACGGTCCATCGGCGCCGGCCAGTTGCGCCGAACCGTTCAAGGTGGCGAAGGCTCGCCTCATAGGGCAGTTCGAACAAGAATATCTGTCGTCTATGCTGGCCTGGAAACGCGGCAACATCACCGCCGCCGCCAGCGCCGCTGAGATGGATCGCGTGCACATGGTCCGCTTGCTCGACCGTTACGGTCTGCGCCGTAAGCGCGAACGCTGA
- a CDS encoding respiratory nitrate reductase subunit gamma: MNAASLFGIAPYVALGVGAGGLGVRLLLAARGKPAARLATHAMRATNDGWDLLGPGLLGRWALLALLAGHGLLLAAPGLITGWDRTRSGLYLVECAGFLLGLMALSAVVGGLRRHLAGARGPRPVEIADAVFLSSLLMALSCGLYTAARFRWASLWGAATVAPYARTLVQGRPSPSLLAGIPFAARLHLAATFGAIASLPPSRLGGAVARFLWAVVDAAAGALQMAARALVQALRPQRFRDWLWPEEDLADLQRETRRRAVVDRRAARARRPSAVAVSPEIFAGPPAPPPPGDPEPDVPTLSAEGGG; this comes from the coding sequence GTGAATGCGGCATCTTTGTTTGGGATCGCTCCGTATGTTGCGCTGGGCGTGGGCGCGGGAGGGCTGGGCGTTCGTTTGTTGTTGGCGGCGCGCGGGAAACCCGCGGCGCGGCTAGCGACGCACGCAATGCGCGCGACCAACGACGGCTGGGACCTGCTGGGCCCGGGGTTACTTGGCCGGTGGGCCTTGCTGGCGTTGCTGGCGGGACACGGCCTCTTGCTGGCGGCGCCCGGCCTGATCACCGGCTGGGATCGCACGCGCAGTGGTCTTTATCTGGTCGAGTGCGCCGGCTTTCTGCTTGGCCTGATGGCGTTAAGCGCTGTGGTGGGTGGATTGCGGCGCCACCTGGCCGGCGCGCGCGGCCCCCGGCCCGTCGAGATCGCCGACGCGGTCTTTCTTTCGTCGCTGCTGATGGCGCTTTCGTGCGGCCTCTACACGGCGGCGCGGTTTCGCTGGGCTTCGCTGTGGGGCGCGGCCACGGTGGCGCCGTACGCCCGCACGTTGGTCCAGGGACGGCCGTCGCCGTCGTTGCTGGCCGGGATCCCTTTCGCCGCACGCTTGCACTTGGCGGCGACGTTCGGGGCGATCGCCAGCCTTCCGCCCAGTCGTCTGGGAGGCGCGGTGGCGCGATTCCTGTGGGCGGTGGTCGATGCTGCCGCCGGGGCCTTGCAGATGGCGGCGCGCGCGCTGGTGCAAGCACTTCGCCCGCAACGCTTTCGCGATTGGTTGTGGCCCGAAGAAGATCTGGCTGATCTGCAGCGCGAAACGCGGCGGCGCGCCGTCGTCGACCGGCGAGCGGCCCGCGCCCGCCGTCCGTCGGCGGTGGCCGTTTCACCAGAAATCTTCGCCGGGCCGCCGGCGCCACCGCCACCCGGCGACCCCGAACCGGACGTGCCGACGCTGTCCGCTGAAGGAGGCGGCTAG
- a CDS encoding cytochrome c3 family protein: MRFPAVLLSVAGLALGTRLVYSDVSRLGVHQGYEPEQPIAFPHRVHAGDNKIACLYCHSGARTSRHAGIPSASVCMNCHNLLEKQTTEIEKLKESVQLGRPIAWVKVHNLPDYVYFNHSQHVVSGVACRRCHGAVEQMNRVAQVAPLTMGFCLDCHRSNAHLPGSGFERAVQGLGERPKPTAGLDCASCHY; encoded by the coding sequence GTGCGGTTCCCCGCGGTATTGCTCAGCGTGGCGGGCCTGGCGCTCGGGACGCGACTGGTCTACTCGGACGTTTCGCGCCTGGGCGTTCACCAAGGCTATGAACCCGAGCAGCCGATCGCGTTTCCCCATCGCGTGCACGCCGGCGACAACAAGATCGCCTGCCTTTACTGTCACTCGGGCGCGCGCACCAGCCGCCACGCCGGCATTCCGTCGGCCAGCGTCTGCATGAATTGCCACAATCTCCTGGAGAAGCAGACCACCGAGATCGAAAAGCTGAAAGAGTCGGTGCAGCTGGGTCGACCCATTGCCTGGGTCAAGGTGCACAATCTGCCCGACTACGTCTATTTCAACCACAGTCAGCACGTGGTTTCCGGCGTGGCCTGCCGGCGCTGCCACGGCGCCGTCGAACAGATGAATCGCGTCGCCCAGGTGGCGCCGCTGACCATGGGTTTCTGCCTCGACTGTCATCGCAGCAACGCGCACTTGCCCGGGTCGGGTTTTGAACGCGCGGTGCAGGGTCTGGGCGAGCGCCCGAAACCGACGGCGGGGCTGGACTGCGCCAGCTGCCACTACTGA